One window of the Anolis sagrei isolate rAnoSag1 chromosome 5, rAnoSag1.mat, whole genome shotgun sequence genome contains the following:
- the LOC132775581 gene encoding lysozyme C, milk isozyme-like — MKLFPLAVLFLLLGGNESRIFSACHLAEMLHEAKVDGIGGFSLADWVCFATHGSKLNSEHALSFDDGHRNYGIFELSNRLHCQDTNIESDNFCKTCCIYFQNEDLSDDIECLKRHILSSDGLKSWFAWRDNCAGRNIHEYIKDCGSDIEER, encoded by the exons ATGAAGCTTTTCCCTTTGGcagttctctttctcctccttggagGGAACGAAAGCAGGATTTTCTCGGCATGCCATTTGGCCGAGATGCTGCATGAAGCCAAGGTGGATGGAATCGGGGGCTTCTCCTTGGCTGACT GGGTCTGTTTTGCTACTCATGGAAGTAAGCTGAATAGCGAACATGCCCTTTCATTTGATGACGGCCACAGGAATTATGGGATTTTCGAACTGAGCAACAGATTACATTGCCAAGATACTAACATAGAATCAGATAATTTCTGCAAGACCTGCTGCATTT ATTTCCAAAACGAAGACCTATCAGATGATATTGAATGTCTTAAGAGACACATCCTGAGTTCTGATGGCCTGAAATCTTG GTTTGCTTGGAGAGACAACTGTGCAGGACGAAATATTCATGAGTACATCAAGGATTGTGGGTCCGATATCGAGGAAAGATGA